Proteins encoded within one genomic window of Companilactobacillus sp.:
- the pyk gene encoding pyruvate kinase: protein MKRTKIVSTLGPASNDVETITKLIEAGANIFRFNFSHGDHEEHLSRMKMVHEAEKITGKTVGIVLDTKGAEIRTTPQEGGKFEAKIGDVIRISMDDSLTGNPQKIAVTYPGLYDDTHVGGHVLIDDGLVDLKITEKDDEHRELVTEVQNEGMIGSRKGVNAPGVEIRLPGITEKDASDIRFGCDNGINFISASFVRKAQDVLDIREILEEKHCEYVQIFPKIESQEGIDNIDSILQVSDGLMIARGDMGVEIPFENVPFVQKDLIKKCNALGKPVITATQMLDSMQENPRPTRAEVTDVANSVLDGTDATMLSGESANGDYPVEAVAAMANIDERTEKQLDKKNQLAIQRFEEYKGSNVTESIGESVVRTAEELNISTIVTATASGYTARMISKYRPSADILAITFDEKTQRGLTVNWGVDPIVAERPENTDEMFDLASKKAQELGFAKEGDLILIVAGVPVGESGATNVMKVQLIGSQLVKGQGVGEEAVVGKTVVAHNAKEANENVNEGDILVTETTDKDYLPALEKASAVVVENGGLTSHAAVVGIAMGLPVVVGAKDATSIITNGETVTVDSRRGVVYKGASRSL, encoded by the coding sequence ATGAAAAGAACTAAAATTGTAAGTACACTTGGCCCTGCAAGTAATGATGTAGAAACAATCACAAAATTGATCGAAGCCGGAGCAAACATCTTCCGTTTCAACTTCTCTCATGGTGACCATGAAGAACATCTTTCACGTATGAAGATGGTTCACGAAGCTGAAAAGATCACTGGCAAGACTGTTGGTATCGTTCTTGATACTAAGGGTGCTGAAATTCGTACAACACCTCAAGAGGGTGGCAAGTTCGAAGCAAAAATTGGTGACGTTATCCGTATCTCAATGGACGACTCATTAACTGGTAATCCACAAAAAATTGCTGTTACATATCCTGGTCTATATGATGATACACATGTTGGTGGTCACGTATTGATCGATGATGGTCTTGTTGACTTGAAGATCACTGAAAAAGATGACGAACATCGTGAATTAGTTACAGAAGTACAAAACGAAGGTATGATCGGTTCAAGAAAAGGTGTTAACGCTCCTGGTGTTGAAATCCGTCTACCTGGTATCACTGAAAAAGATGCTTCAGATATTCGTTTCGGTTGCGACAACGGAATCAACTTTATCTCAGCTTCCTTCGTTCGTAAGGCTCAAGATGTTCTTGATATTCGTGAAATTCTTGAAGAAAAACACTGCGAATATGTACAAATCTTCCCTAAGATCGAATCACAAGAAGGTATCGACAACATCGATTCAATCTTGCAAGTATCTGATGGTTTAATGATTGCTCGTGGTGACATGGGTGTTGAAATTCCATTTGAAAACGTACCATTCGTTCAAAAAGACTTGATCAAGAAGTGTAACGCACTTGGCAAGCCAGTTATTACAGCTACACAAATGCTTGACTCAATGCAAGAAAACCCACGTCCTACACGTGCCGAAGTTACTGATGTTGCTAACTCTGTTCTTGATGGTACAGATGCAACTATGCTTTCTGGTGAAAGTGCTAACGGTGATTATCCTGTTGAAGCTGTTGCTGCAATGGCTAACATCGACGAACGTACAGAAAAGCAACTTGACAAGAAGAACCAACTTGCTATCCAACGTTTCGAAGAATACAAGGGTTCAAACGTTACAGAATCAATCGGTGAATCAGTTGTTAGAACTGCTGAAGAATTAAACATCAGCACAATTGTTACTGCAACTGCTTCAGGTTACACAGCTCGTATGATTTCAAAATATCGTCCAAGTGCTGATATTTTGGCAATCACATTCGATGAAAAGACACAACGTGGTTTAACAGTTAACTGGGGTGTAGATCCTATCGTTGCTGAAAGACCAGAAAACACTGATGAAATGTTCGATCTTGCTTCTAAGAAAGCTCAAGAACTTGGCTTTGCTAAAGAAGGAGACTTGATCCTTATCGTTGCCGGTGTACCAGTTGGTGAAAGTGGTGCAACAAACGTAATGAAGGTTCAATTGATCGGTTCACAATTGGTCAAAGGACAAGGTGTTGGTGAAGAAGCTGTTGTTGGTAAGACAGTAGTTGCTCACAATGCTAAAGAAGCTAACGAAAACGTTAACGAAGGCGACATCCTTGTTACAGAAACAACTGACAAAGATTACCTACCAGCTCTTGAAAAAGCTAGTGCCGTTGTTGTTGAAAACGGTGGTTTAACTTCACATGCTGCTGTTGTTGGTATTGCTATGGGATTACCTGTAGTTGTTGGTGCTAAAGATGCTACATCAATCATCACAAATGGCGAAACAGTTACTGTTGACTCAAGACGTGGTGTTGTATACAAAGGTGCTTCACGTTCACTTTAA
- a CDS encoding VOC family protein — protein MKISKLDHLVLTVQDIDATCHFYGDILGMDVITFDNDRRALRFGDQKINLHLKGHEFEPKAEHPTLGSADFCLISSTKLDLIIDELNSHRIPIVQGPIDKHGALGPMTSIYVRDPDKNLVEISNYQNT, from the coding sequence ATGAAAATTTCAAAGCTTGACCATCTTGTTTTGACCGTGCAAGACATTGATGCTACTTGTCACTTTTACGGTGATATCTTAGGAATGGATGTCATTACTTTTGACAACGATCGTCGAGCATTGCGCTTTGGGGATCAAAAAATCAACTTGCATCTCAAAGGACACGAATTTGAACCTAAGGCAGAACATCCAACCTTAGGATCAGCAGATTTTTGCCTGATCAGTTCAACTAAACTAGATTTAATTATTGACGAACTGAATTCGCATCGAATACCAATCGTACAGGGACCCATTGACAAGCATGGTGCGCTAGGTCCAATGACATCAATCTATGTCCGCGACCCAGATAAAAACCTCGTTGAGATCTCAAATTATCAAAATACGTAA
- the dnaE gene encoding DNA polymerase III subunit alpha: MQTQLQITSSYSLLQSPIKLPELIDSAKQMGYSSLALTDNNNLYGSIDFYKYCQNAGIKPIIGLTINTLGVTDTQNVYPLILLAKSDVGYHNLIKISSRIMSSEDPVEFSVIADFLHDLFIITPAQNSEVLAINEYVSYCQIIGQNSDPHSLYLGVGLFGQQINNVRRIKKISDETEIPMVALSDIRYLKQDDHLAYQVLNNIRTGNKFESLDDVVENGEFYLRSAEEMDAEFSNVDMIETVKTADSIAQRCNVKIEFKSTELPEFKTPAGTTSAQFLMSLTVRGLSKRLNGQVSEKYQKRLKYELGVIEEMGFSDYFLIVWDVIKHAHESGIKTGPGRGSAAGSLVAYTLGITQVDPIKYDLLFERFLNPQRVNMPDIDLDLPDDRRDEMVQYMHDKYGADHMAQIITFGTLAAKMALRDIARTFGQNQFQMSRWSEAIPKQLNISLKESLDQSETLRSITNDSEENKLIFKVAQRIEGIPRHYSTHAAGIVLSKSPMTDIVAVQLEDDGINLTQQTKNNVESLGLLKMDFLGLRNLTILDNSIRLISEQTGQQFHPEQIPLDDRETLELFQKGDTDGVFQFESDGIKSVLRRLKPTHFNDVVATNALYRPGPMQNIDTFIKRKHGDEPVEYPDSSLEKILKPTYGVLVYQEQVMQASSEMAGFSLADADLLRRAISKKNEDLMNANHKKFVDGAVKLGHDRQAAENVYDYIETFGNYGFNKSHSVAYSMIAFWLAYIKVHYPNIFFTCLMNSNLNNETKTANYVQAAKDRGIKILNVDINQSTYNFKVGKDSIRFGFLSIKGMRRDFSQSIVNERSQRGQFISPINFLQRIDPRFVKSDYIEPLVLTGGFDQFNRNRKEMLLDIRDLVESMQLAGNNISLFDTLEPKKHQVDDYSLTEKLNQEKEFLGIYISGHPVEKYRNKLLNLDTVKISHLSDYQGRNVNLLGLIKSMRVIRTKKGEQMAFATAEDETGSISITIFPRLYKKIQSEPLEGKILVIVGKPNTGMRGDLEVIADRINDPQQYMVRLPKDVLYLKVPKYLDKPDKLTELYDLVESSHGDMPVIVYRESDKQSVLLKQNRWIKYDKAIKLKLETFLGEKNVFLKKGN, from the coding sequence TTGCAAACACAATTACAAATAACGAGTAGCTATAGTTTATTGCAAAGTCCCATAAAATTGCCCGAATTGATAGATTCGGCTAAGCAGATGGGTTATAGTTCATTGGCTTTGACTGATAATAATAATTTATATGGTTCGATCGACTTTTATAAATATTGTCAAAATGCCGGTATAAAACCAATTATTGGTTTAACAATTAATACTTTAGGTGTAACTGATACTCAAAATGTTTACCCGCTTATATTATTGGCTAAGTCCGATGTTGGCTATCACAACTTGATCAAGATTTCTTCCCGGATCATGTCTAGCGAAGATCCAGTTGAGTTTTCAGTCATCGCAGATTTTTTGCATGATCTGTTCATTATTACGCCTGCACAAAATTCAGAAGTATTAGCCATCAATGAATACGTCAGTTATTGTCAGATTATTGGACAAAATAGTGATCCTCATTCGCTTTATCTGGGCGTAGGATTGTTCGGACAACAAATCAACAACGTTCGTCGGATTAAAAAAATCAGTGATGAAACCGAAATTCCTATGGTTGCATTGAGCGATATTAGATATTTAAAGCAAGATGACCATCTAGCTTATCAAGTTTTGAACAATATCCGAACTGGAAATAAATTTGAAAGTTTGGACGACGTAGTTGAAAATGGCGAATTTTATTTACGTTCTGCAGAAGAAATGGATGCTGAATTTAGTAATGTCGATATGATCGAAACAGTCAAAACTGCAGACTCGATCGCACAGCGGTGCAATGTCAAAATTGAGTTTAAGTCGACGGAATTGCCAGAATTCAAAACGCCCGCTGGCACAACATCTGCTCAATTTTTAATGAGTCTGACGGTCAGAGGTTTGTCAAAACGATTAAATGGACAAGTCTCTGAAAAATATCAAAAGCGTTTGAAATACGAACTGGGCGTAATTGAAGAAATGGGCTTTTCCGATTATTTTTTGATCGTTTGGGATGTGATCAAACATGCGCATGAATCTGGAATTAAAACTGGTCCAGGACGTGGTTCAGCAGCTGGCTCGTTAGTTGCCTATACCTTGGGGATAACTCAAGTTGATCCAATTAAATATGATTTATTGTTTGAAAGATTTTTAAATCCTCAACGGGTTAACATGCCTGATATCGATTTAGACTTGCCTGATGACCGGCGGGATGAGATGGTCCAATACATGCACGATAAGTATGGTGCCGATCACATGGCCCAGATCATTACCTTTGGGACTTTAGCCGCAAAGATGGCTTTAAGGGATATCGCCAGAACGTTTGGTCAAAACCAATTCCAAATGTCTCGCTGGTCAGAGGCGATTCCTAAACAACTGAATATTTCGTTGAAAGAATCGCTGGATCAATCGGAGACCTTAAGATCGATCACGAATGACTCTGAAGAGAATAAATTGATTTTTAAAGTGGCTCAGAGGATCGAGGGTATTCCCAGACATTATTCGACCCATGCAGCCGGAATTGTTTTAAGTAAGTCGCCAATGACGGACATCGTGGCTGTTCAGTTGGAAGACGATGGGATCAACTTGACTCAACAGACTAAAAATAACGTCGAAAGTCTCGGACTTTTGAAAATGGACTTTTTAGGATTAAGGAACTTAACGATACTCGATAATTCCATCAGATTGATATCAGAACAAACAGGTCAGCAATTCCACCCTGAACAAATACCACTTGATGATCGAGAAACTCTGGAATTGTTCCAAAAGGGCGATACTGACGGCGTTTTCCAATTTGAATCTGATGGTATCAAGAGTGTATTAAGACGTCTTAAACCGACTCATTTTAACGATGTGGTGGCAACTAATGCCCTGTATCGTCCAGGTCCGATGCAAAATATTGATACTTTCATCAAACGTAAGCATGGGGATGAACCGGTCGAGTATCCAGATTCTTCATTGGAGAAAATCTTAAAACCGACTTATGGAGTTTTAGTTTATCAAGAACAAGTCATGCAAGCTTCTTCTGAGATGGCTGGATTCTCACTGGCAGATGCTGATTTGTTACGTCGTGCAATTAGTAAAAAGAATGAAGACTTGATGAATGCTAACCACAAGAAGTTTGTCGATGGTGCTGTCAAACTTGGCCACGATCGTCAGGCAGCCGAAAATGTTTACGACTATATTGAGACATTTGGTAATTATGGATTTAATAAGTCGCATTCAGTTGCATACTCGATGATTGCATTTTGGCTAGCATATATTAAAGTTCATTATCCAAATATCTTCTTTACTTGCTTGATGAATTCAAATTTGAATAATGAAACTAAGACGGCAAATTATGTTCAGGCTGCCAAAGATCGAGGAATCAAGATCTTGAATGTTGATATTAATCAGAGTACATACAACTTCAAAGTTGGAAAGGACTCGATCAGATTTGGATTTCTCAGTATTAAAGGGATGAGACGAGATTTTTCTCAGTCGATCGTTAATGAAAGAAGCCAACGCGGACAGTTCATTAGTCCAATCAACTTTTTACAGCGGATCGACCCTCGATTTGTCAAAAGCGATTATATTGAACCCTTGGTATTAACTGGTGGGTTTGATCAATTCAATCGTAATCGTAAGGAAATGCTGCTGGATATTCGTGACTTGGTCGAGAGTATGCAGCTGGCTGGCAATAATATCTCCTTGTTTGATACCTTGGAGCCTAAGAAACATCAAGTCGACGATTATTCGCTGACTGAAAAGCTCAATCAAGAAAAGGAATTTTTGGGTATTTATATTTCGGGACACCCGGTTGAAAAATACCGCAATAAATTATTGAATTTAGACACGGTCAAAATTAGTCATCTAAGTGATTATCAAGGAAGAAATGTCAATTTGCTTGGTCTGATCAAGTCGATGCGAGTGATTCGAACGAAGAAGGGTGAGCAAATGGCATTTGCGACTGCCGAAGATGAAACGGGCAGTATCTCAATCACGATTTTTCCAAGACTTTACAAAAAGATTCAATCAGAGCCGTTAGAAGGAAAGATCTTAGTCATTGTCGGAAAGCCAAATACTGGAATGCGTGGCGATCTTGAGGTAATAGCTGATCGAATCAATGATCCGCAGCAATATATGGTTCGTTTGCCAAAAGATGTTTTGTACTTGAAAGTCCCTAAATATCTCGATAAACCTGATAAGTTGACTGAATTATACGATTTAGTCGAATCTTCTCACGGCGACATGCCAGTCATCGTTTATCGAGAATCTGATAAACAATCTGTACTTCTCAAGCAAAATCGTTGGATTAAATATGACAAAGCTATTAAACTAAAATTGGAAACATTTTTGGGTGAAAAGAACGTTTTTCTAAAAAAAGGTAACTAA
- a CDS encoding YjzD family protein: MRYVAVFFWAIVLGQVAGFIGGALNQQTYNFQMTLIVSIIFAFIFSFIPLMLKDKNSTKKKDA; encoded by the coding sequence ATGAGATATGTTGCTGTATTTTTTTGGGCAATCGTTTTAGGACAAGTTGCTGGATTTATTGGTGGTGCTCTTAACCAACAAACCTATAATTTCCAAATGACATTAATTGTTTCAATAATTTTTGCCTTTATTTTCAGTTTTATTCCATTGATGTTAAAAGATAAAAATAGTACTAAGAAAAAAGACGCTTAA
- a CDS encoding LapA family protein, whose translation MDNKKRQWRFVIGLIIALIVVIFAILNVNPVTISFGFTHIKLPLIVLIIVTLILGALITVLLANTGSKDKDEKKLSRSAKKELSNVKISGDNQIADALKKNETKNKQN comes from the coding sequence ATGGATAATAAAAAAAGACAATGGAGATTCGTTATAGGTTTGATCATTGCGTTGATCGTAGTGATTTTTGCAATCTTAAACGTTAATCCAGTTACGATTAGTTTCGGATTTACACATATCAAATTGCCACTGATCGTCTTGATCATTGTGACATTGATCTTAGGGGCTTTGATCACAGTGTTGCTTGCCAATACTGGTTCAAAAGACAAAGATGAGAAGAAATTATCTCGTTCCGCAAAAAAAGAATTATCTAACGTGAAGATCTCTGGCGACAATCAAATTGCTGATGCATTAAAGAAAAACGAAACAAAAAACAAACAAAATTAG
- the pfkA gene encoding 6-phosphofructokinase: protein MKRIGILTSGGDAPGMNAAIRAVTRRALDKGLEVFGINYGYAGLVAGDIFPLTASDVSDRIQRGGTFLYSARYPEFAKEEGQLKGIEQLKKFGIDALVVIGGDGSYHGALRLTEHGYNAVGLPGTIDNDIPYTDFTIGFDTAVSTVIESIDKIRDTATSHERTFVIEVMGRGAGDIALWSGVAGGAEEIVVPEREFDIAEIADRIKRGREKGKKHMLVVLAEGVMHADEFMDKLNQYGDFQARATVLGHVQRGGSPTARDRVLASKMGAYAVDLLEEGKGGVAIGIEDNKLTYHNMLDLFDGKHKPDIDLYDLNKSLSR from the coding sequence ATGAAGCGTATTGGTATATTGACCAGTGGTGGAGACGCCCCTGGCATGAACGCTGCTATTAGAGCAGTCACACGTAGAGCCCTAGACAAGGGTCTTGAAGTGTTTGGTATCAATTATGGCTACGCTGGTCTAGTTGCGGGTGATATTTTCCCATTAACTGCATCAGATGTATCTGATCGTATTCAACGCGGTGGAACTTTCTTGTATTCAGCAAGATATCCAGAGTTTGCTAAAGAAGAAGGTCAATTAAAGGGTATCGAACAACTTAAAAAATTTGGAATTGATGCATTAGTTGTCATCGGTGGTGATGGTTCATATCACGGTGCTTTGCGTCTAACAGAACATGGATATAACGCTGTCGGTCTTCCAGGTACGATCGATAACGATATTCCATACACTGACTTTACAATTGGTTTCGATACAGCTGTATCAACTGTTATCGAATCAATCGATAAAATCAGAGATACTGCTACATCTCATGAAAGAACTTTCGTTATCGAAGTTATGGGACGTGGCGCAGGTGACATCGCCTTATGGTCTGGTGTTGCTGGTGGTGCTGAAGAGATCGTTGTTCCTGAACGTGAATTCGACATCGCAGAAATTGCTGATCGTATCAAACGTGGCCGTGAAAAAGGCAAGAAGCATATGCTAGTTGTCTTGGCTGAAGGTGTTATGCATGCTGATGAGTTTATGGATAAACTTAATCAATATGGAGACTTCCAAGCTCGTGCCACAGTTCTAGGACACGTTCAACGTGGTGGTTCACCAACTGCCAGAGATCGTGTTTTAGCAAGTAAGATGGGTGCTTATGCCGTTGACCTTCTTGAAGAAGGCAAGGGTGGAGTTGCTATTGGTATCGAAGATAACAAGTTGACATATCACAATATGCTTGATTTATTCGATGGAAAGCACAAACCAGATATTGATCTCTATGATTTGAACAAATCATTGAGTAGATAG
- the rpmF gene encoding 50S ribosomal protein L32 — protein sequence MAVPKRKTSKQRKRQRRGHIKLNTPNMQFDVATGEYRLSHHVSPSGMYKGEKVVDVKNDQEA from the coding sequence ATGGCTGTTCCAAAGAGAAAGACATCTAAACAAAGAAAACGTCAAAGACGTGGACATATTAAATTGAACACACCTAACATGCAATTTGATGTTGCTACAGGTGAATATCGTTTAAGCCACCACGTTTCACCATCAGGTATGTACAAGGGTGAAAAAGTAGTTGACGTTAAAAACGATCAAGAAGCTTAA